One Vicinamibacteria bacterium genomic window, CGACCAGAAGCGAGTAGATACGCCTCGCGCCTCTCGAGCTGCCTCGCTCACCGGACTTGAGGTCGGTCGTCAGCTTGCCGCGGAAGAGCAGAAACGCTGGCAGGAGACCGAAGAACAGCGTCGTCCCCGCGGCAATCGCGAGACCCACTCCGAGTGATTCCCAGCCGATTCGTGCTTCCACCAGGCGCGGAATCTCGACCGGGGTGAGCCGAACCAGAAGCGGCAGGGCCGCCGCCGCGGCGGCGACTCCGGCGGCGGCGGCCACCAGCGAAAGGAGGAAGCTTTCAGCCATCAATTGAGAGATCAGCTGCTTCGGTGAAGCGCCCAGGGCGATGCGAAGGGCGATCTCCCGCTCGCGCGACAGGGCGCGGGTCACCAGGAGCGTGGCTACGTTGAGCACGCCGATAACGAGAAGCAGTCCGACGGCGCCGAAGAGCACGAAAAGAGCGGGGCGGTAGTAACCGAGCTGCTCTTCGAGCAGCGGAATCAACCGGGAGCCCCAACCGGGACCGGTGGTGTTCGTCGTTCCCGCGGTCTCGGTCTCTAGCCGGGTCCAGAGCGAGTCGATGGCGCTTTGCGCCTGCTCGATCGTCGTTCCCTCCGAGAGCCGGGCGACCGCTTCCATGAAATGGGCCTGGCGGCTGTGCTGGGTCATGTCCCAGCGAAGCCGCTCCCAGACGTCGATGTCGTCCGGATAGTGAAATCCAGCCGGCATCACGCCCAGGATGGTGTACGGCGTATCGTTGAATCTCAGCTGCGTGCCGACGATGGAGGGACTGGCACCGTATCGCGACCTCCACAAGCGGTCGCTGATGACGGCGACGAGCTCGTTGTTCAAGAACAGCGGCCCACCCTCGGGAAATCCGGGGCCGATTTGCGGGCGAACGCCGAGGAGATCGAAGAGGTTGCCGCTCACCTCGATGGTGTTGACGCGGATCGGATCGAGCCCGGGATCGGCAAGGTTGATTCCGGGACGCCACCACGCCGCGGCGTCCTCGAAGACCTCGAGCTCACGCTGGTCACTGAAGTTCACCGGGGAAATCGGATCGTGAAAACGCCCCTTGCCCACGTGGGTATCCCAGATCGTCACGAGTCGGTCCGGCTCCTCGTACGGGAGAGGCCTCAGCACGACCGAATCGACGACGCTATAGATGGTGGTGGCCGCCCCTACCCCCAGGCCCAGTACCAGCGTGGTGATGACGGCGAAAGCCGGCCGCTTTAGGAGGTGGCGAAGAGCGATGCGAAAAGCAAGAGTCGGTTGGATGCTTCTCCCTCTCGCGAGTCGGGCGGTGTCATCGGCCAGTCGCCCTTGGAGCGTCCGGGTGTGGCCCAAGGGGGAGTGCTTCAGTTGACGCAGAGAGGAGGCCTCGAGCGACGTCAGCTCGTCCAGAACGCGCGCGCGGGCGCGAACGGGCTCGAATCCGTCGGATAGCGCGG contains:
- a CDS encoding ABC transporter permease, whose amino-acid sequence is MSTDPASDPAIDWRAAVLQKAELTGVDLPQSTVEELAQHLEDLYRAALSDGFEPVRARARVLDELTSLEASSLRQLKHSPLGHTRTLQGRLADDTARLARGRSIQPTLAFRIALRHLLKRPAFAVITTLVLGLGVGAATTIYSVVDSVVLRPLPYEEPDRLVTIWDTHVGKGRFHDPISPVNFSDQRELEVFEDAAAWWRPGINLADPGLDPIRVNTIEVSGNLFDLLGVRPQIGPGFPEGGPLFLNNELVAVISDRLWRSRYGASPSIVGTQLRFNDTPYTILGVMPAGFHYPDDIDVWERLRWDMTQHSRQAHFMEAVARLSEGTTIEQAQSAIDSLWTRLETETAGTTNTTGPGWGSRLIPLLEEQLGYYRPALFVLFGAVGLLLVIGVLNVATLLVTRALSREREIALRIALGASPKQLISQLMAESFLLSLVAAAAGVAAAAAALPLLVRLTPVEIPRLVEARIGWESLGVGLAIAAGTTLFFGLLPAFLLFRGKLTTDLKSGERGSSRGARRIYSLLVAGEVALACALLTSSALLVRTVREMMETPTGVDADSVLTTTIQLASDAYNDWNVVADTHNRIVERIREQPGVEAVGATNFLPFEVGWRNPFSIQGEDAVADVNDLPQVQMHSVSEGYLEAMGASLIRGRRFTSLDRSDAPGVLIVNESFARQYLSDRDAVGSILVLYSRGIGPLGRNLLGRDGPYPMEVVGVVGDIRNAPLGQPVEAALYLTTRQFTFRELFLAVRSADAAIALDAVRTALREVAPGVPMAAARTWPDRLAARTSEQRLLMTVLLFFGALAAILAALGVYGLFSWSVALRKRELAIRLTLGARPASVGRMVVRQSAALVAVGVLLGLVVIRLAESTLTHVLFGVSPSDAGSTLAASGLLVIAAILACVPPAIRAMRVDPVEGLRVE